A single window of Narcine bancroftii isolate sNarBan1 chromosome 13, sNarBan1.hap1, whole genome shotgun sequence DNA harbors:
- the cd9a gene encoding CD9 molecule a: MVQGGMKCIKYLLFGFNFLFWLAGTAVLAIGLWLRFDPSTKEIFELENQPSTFFTGVYILIGAGALMMIVGFLGCCGAIQESTCMLGCFFLFLLVIFAVEIAAGIWGFLNKDKVTEEVQEMYKSLFTEYRQTKDESKKAALIAIQKGLNCCGIGDFQEIIFRDTCPKAEGITDLIKEPCPKVIHDMFNTKLYIIGAVGIGIGIVMIFGMIFSMVLCCAIRNSREMI; encoded by the exons CTTGCAGGGACTGCAGTTTTGGCAATTGGATTGTGGCTTCGATTTGACCCATCAACAAAGGAAATATTTGAACTTGAAAACCAGCCTTCCACGTTCTTTACAG GTGTCTATATTTTGATCGGAGCTGGTGCCTTGATGATGATTGTTGGGTTCCTAGGATGCTGTGGTGCAATTCAAGAATCTACCTGTATGCTTGGATGT TTCTTCTTGTTTCTCCTTGTCATATTTGCAGTCGAAATTGCAGCTGGAATATGGGGCTTTTTGAATAAAGATAAG GTTACTGAGGAAGTGCAGGAAATGTACAAATCTTTGTTTACTGAATATCGCCAAACAAAAGATGAGAGCAAGAAAGCAGCTCTAATTGCAATTCAGAAAGGA cTGAACTGTTGTGGAATTGGAGATTTCCAAGAAATAATCTTCAGAGACACTTGTCCAAAAGCAGAAGGAATTACTGATCTCATCAAAGAG CCATGTCCAAAGGTCATTCACGACATGTTCAACACAAAGCTTTATATAATTGGGGCAGTTGGGATTGGCATTGGAATCGTAATG ATTTTTGGCATGATTTTCAGCATGGTGTTGTGCTGTGCCATACGGAATAGCAGAGAAATGATTTAA